In Providencia alcalifaciens, the sequence TTGAACGGATGATATCCAGTGTCGTTACACCGAACAGACGGTTTTTATCATACACACCAGCTTTCTTCAGAACTTCGGCCGCGATAGCAACGGTGGTATTCACTGGGTTAGTGATAATACCAATCAGTGCTTTCGGGCAGGTAACCGCGATTTGTTGAACAAGGTTACGTACAATACCTGCGTTCACATTGAACAGGTCAGAACGATCCATACCTGGCTTACGTGCGACACCCGCAGAAATTAATACTACATCCGCACCTTTCAGTGCTGGGGTTGCATCTTCACCCGCAAAACCAACCACTTTAACGTCGGTAGGGATGTGGCTCAAGTCAGCGGCAACACCTGGAGTTACTGGCGCGATGTCGTAGAGGGAGAGTTCTGAACCTGCTGGGAGCTGGTTTTTGAGAAGAAGGGCGAGAGCCTGACCGATACCACCTGCTGCACCTAGGACTGCAACTTTCATTCTAAAACTCCTTAATTGTACTTTAAAATATATGAATTCATCTGACTACGCACTAAACACATTACTTATAAAAAACAATTCTTTAACAGTTAGAGAGAAGTGTTAACGCGAGATAAATCACCAACACAATAGCTTTATTCTAAACAAATTCCTTATCTGTTAATGAGATAACGGACACTTTTTTAACAAATAGTTTTTATTGCTATTGCATTTAACATTAAACCCAATTTTATTTGGCGATTTATTCAGCGCCACTTGATTATTTAACAATTTTTTCACAATAACTTGTTGTTAAATCAATTCATTTTTAAGTTAAATTTCGAACTAACAATTTAAGACAATCCCCTTCTTATTACCAGAAAAGCCTTATCTCAAATCGCTCATTAAACACTCAAAAAATCAATTTTCTTGCATAAAAATGCACTTTTCAACATAATACAACTCAGTTTAATACCAAAAGATGGGTTAATTATGCGCACTATGTCGAAACAAGAAGACTTGGTAAAAGCCTTTAAGGCACTCCTTAAAGAAGAAAAATTTAGTTCACAAGCCGAAATTGTGATCGCTCTTCAAGAACAAGGCTTCGAAAACATTAATCAATCTAAAATTTCCAGAATGTTGACGAAGTTTGGTGCTGTACGTACCCGCAACGCAAAAATGGAAATGGTATATTGCTTACCAACCGAGCCTGGAGTCCCTACTGCCACCAGCCCACTGAAGAACTTGGTTCTGGATGTTGACTACAACCACTCTGTTGTTGTGATCCGTACCAGTCCAGGTGCAGCACAGTTAATTGCTCGCCTGTTAGACTCCTTAGGCAAAGCTGAAGGTATCTTAGGCAGCATCGCTGGCGATGATACTATTTTCTCAACGCCAACCAACGATTTTACCACTCGTGAACTTTACGAAGCCATTTTGGTGCTTTTCGAACAAGAACTTTAGTCCTTTCGAAAAATTTTAGATATCGAAAAAGAGGGAACCCAGTTCCCTCTTTGTATTTTTAGCACTATAGTGACGCGTCTTCCACTGATGCATATCGAGATAAGCCCGTGTTATTTGAGATTTTACGGAACATCGTTCACTACGGTTTCCATTTTCTAGTGCCCTTTTTATTCGGCTATTTATTTTGGCGAAAGAACTGGAAGCTTGCTGGGCTCTTAATGGTTTCCACTATGGTTATCGACCTCGATCACCTTCTCGCCGATCCTATTTTCGATCCTGATCGTTGCGGCGTAGGCTTCCACCCTATGCACACCATTTGGGCTGCTATCGCTTATGTCGTCTTGTTCTTCTTCCCTTCATGGAAATTCAAAGCCATCGCCGTCGGCTGCCTGTTTCACTTATTGACAGACTCGGTAGATTGTTATCTTGGAAGCGTTAAAAAAGAGATGCAAGGCACTGTATTAAGCTGCTCCGGGTTATCAGAATGCACAAACGTCGAACTTCCTCAGCAGCTATAACGAAAAAGCCCTAACTGAAGTTAGGGCTTAGGTTGATGACAAAGAGGGATAAAAGCGTGGTTTTTCCCTCTTTGTGTTATCCGGCGAAAATCAATGAATTGATTTTCCTTGTTAATTTTACAACCTAACAGAGCCATTTCCAAACCTAATGGGTTTGTCAATGATCAAAGCCCTAACTGAAGTTAGGGCTTTGATTCATGATTGCGCTTATATACTACTCGTCAGATTTAGCTTCGGCTTTATGTTTTAGCCCTGCCAGCAGTTTTTCATGAATACCGCCAAAACCGCCATTACTCATCACCAAAATATGGTCACCGGGCTGAGCCGTCTCCACCACCATATTGGCGAGAGTATCAATATCGGCGTGCCAACGCGCAGGCTGTACACAATGCTCTGCAATTTCTGTGACCATCCACGGAATATTGCTAGGTTGGAATAAAAAGACTTCATCCGCACGACCTAAAGCGGGTGCGATATCATTTTTACTGATCCCCATTTTCATGGTATTTGAGCGCGGTTCCAGTACAGCAATAATACGGGAAGTACCGCCAACTTTGCTACGTAACGCTTCTAACGTCGCTAAAATTGCCGTTGGATGATGAGCGAAGTCATCATAAACACTGACCTCATTTTCAACACCACGTAGCTCAAGACGGCGACGGGCATTAATAAATTTATCCAATGCTAAACAAGCTTCTTTCGCAGGTACGCCAACATGGTGCGCAGCGGCAATCGCCATCAATCCATTTTGGATATTGTGATTACCCACTTGAGACCAGTTCACTTCACCCACTTTTTCTTGTTGGTAATACACCTCAAACTGGCTGCCATCATGATTAAGTTTTACGGCATGCCATTCACCGTTTTCACCCACCAACTCTTGCTCACTCCAACACCCCATATTCATCACTTGCTTGAGGTTATTGTCGTTACTTGGCATAAAGATTTTACCGCTACTTGGCACAATGCGAACCAAGTGATGGAATTGTTTTTGAATCGCTTCGAGATTTTCAAAAATATCCGCATGATCGAATTCGAGGTTATTCAAAATCAGCGTTTTCGGGCTGTAATGCACGAATTTAGATCGCTTATCAAAGAATGCGCAATCATACTCATCCGCTTCAATAACAAAGAAAGGGCTTTTACCAATCTGGGACGAAACATCAAAGTTCCCTGGAACACCGCCAATCAGAAAGCCAGGTTCATAACCACAGTCTTGCAGGATCCACGCCAGCATACCCGCGGTTGTTGTTTTACCGTGAGTCCCTGCAACCGCTAATACCCAGCGTTCAGGAAGAACATGATCATGGAGCCATTGTGGCCCAGAAGTATAAGGTAAACCACGTTCTAATACGGCTTCAACACATGGATTTCCACGGGTCATCGCATTCCCAATCACCACCATATCAGGGGTTGGCTCTAACTGCGCAGGGTCGAATCCTTGAATTAGTTCAATGCCTTGTTTTTCAAGCAATGTACTCATCGGTGGGTAGACGTTTGCGTCAGATCCAGTCACTTTATGCCCTAACGAACGAGCCAAAATGGCTAAGCTGCCCATAAAGGTTCCGCATATGCCTAAAATATGTATGTGCATTCTTTTCCATCCAATAGCATGAGGTTTGTCACTATTCTACTCATCAATCACAGGTTTATAAATGTATTAGCCTATTAATCTTTTCTTTATTTAGATAAACTCTCCGCCCGAGGGTACAATAAAGACCCGCAAATTTCTGTCAATTTTATTCAGGACCTTCGTCATGAAAACATTAGGCGAATTCATCGTCGAAAAGCAACAAGATTTTCCTCATGCAACAGGTGAACTGACCGCATTACTGTCAGCAATCAAACTGGGCGCTAAAATTATCCATCGTGATATTAACAAAGCTGGACTCGTTGACATTCTCGGCACAAGCGGTGTTTCGAATGTTCAAGGTGAAGTTCAGATGAAGCTTGACCTGTATGCAAACGAAAAACTGAAAGCGGCTTTGAAAGCGCGCGGAGAAGTCGCCGGTATCGCCTCAGAAGAAGAAGATGAAATCGTCATTTTCGAAGGTGACCGTGCAGAAAACGCGAAATATGTCGTTTTAATGGACCCTCTGGATGGTTCTTCGAACATCGATGTAAACGTTTCCGTTGGAACAATCTTCTCTATCTACCACCGTATTACCCCAATTGGTCAACCGGTTACAGAAGCTGACTTCTTACAACCAGGTAACCGCCAAGTTGCTGCGGGCTATGTGGTTTACGGTTCATCAACCATGCTGGTATACACCACTGGTTTCGGCGTTCATGCCTTCACCTACGATCCATCATTAGGTGTATTCTGTCTGTCTCATGAAAAAGTCATGTTCCCAGCAGAAGGTAAAATGTATTCCATTAACGAAGGTAACTACATTAAGTTCCCTATGGGCGTTAAGAAATACATCAAATATTGCCAAGAGCAGGATGAAGCAACCCACCGCCCATATACCACGCGTTATATCGGCTCTTTAGTGGCGGACTTCCACCGTAACTTACTCAAAGGTGGTATTTACATTTACCCAAGCACCGCTAGCCACCCAACAGGTAAACTGCGCCTTCTGTACGAATGCAACCCAATTTCATTCTTAGCAGAACAAGCGGGCGGTAAAGCCAGTGATGGTACTAACCGTGTGTTAGACATCATCCCAACCAAGCTGCATCAGCGCGTACCGTTTTTTGTAGGAACGAAAGCCATGGTTGAGAAAGCGGAATCCTTTATGCGTGAGTACCCAGACGCAGAATAATCACACATTCCGTTTGACCTGAAGGCGAGACTCTCTCGCCTTTTTTGACTGAATTTCTCTCCAACTAGTGAGTTTTACCTCTCTTTGCGGCTATAATGTCCCCCACGTTATTTTAAGCACTCATAAGGATACATTTTAATGGGCCTGAACAATGTACCGGCAGGTAAAGAACTGCCTGAAGATATCTACGTAATCATCGAAATTCCAGCTAACGCTGATCCAATCAAATATGAAGTTGATAAAGAATCTGGCGCACTGTTTGTAGACCGTTTCATGTCTACTGCGATGTTCTATCCGTGCAACTACGGTTACATCAACAACACCCTGTCTTTAGATGGTGACCCAGTTGACGTTTTAGTTCCAACTCCATACCCATTACAACCAGGTTCAGTCATCCGTTGCCGTCCAGTTGGCGTACTGAAAATGACTGATGAATCTGGTGAAGATGCAAAATTAGTTGCAGTACCGCACACTAAACTGAGCAAAGAATACGATCACATCAAAGATGTGAACGACATTCCTGAACTACTGCGTGCACAAATCACTCACTTCTTTGAGCATTACAAAGATTTAGAAAAAGGTAAGTGGGTAAAAGTTGACGGTTGGGAGAATGCAGAAGCAGCGAAAGCTGAAATCATCGCTTCTTTCGAACGCGCTGCAAAAAAATAATTAATCCCTTCAGTGGATAGAAAAGCGCTGGTTTCGACCAGTGCTTTTTTTTGCCTGTATCTTCCCCTATCAATATTAATGTTTTTTCACAATTTTATAATATTCAGTGATATATATCGTCAATAATACAACCAAAAACTCCAACCAGAATTAAATGCCTTAGAATTTGATATTTAATAGATTTATTGGCTGATTTTAATAAAAAATACAAAATAATATTAAATAAAAATGAATAATTTTTAGATTATAAAACTGTGACTAATATATCAATATAGTAATATATTTTCTTAGCGAAAAAGAAAAATCATGAATTTAATTCTTTTATTATCATGTTGTTAAATTAATTATCCGACTAAATTAATCAATTTGCTATTATTTAAAATAATATAGATTCAGGTGTAGAGTATTTACATAAATCATTAATTGTATAAATGTAAATGGGAGTCTAGCGTGAATCAATCAGAGCTTCTTGCTCGCCAAAGTGCGAACCTACTCACACCCGAATTTGAACAGCAGTACCACAATATTGTGGCGAACTTTTTTAGCCGCGATCCGAATAAATGGCCTATTTTTAATGATCCAAAAATCCAAGCTATCACCCAATTTCGAAAAACCACACTCGCAGACAGTCAGCTAATCAATCAATATCCAAATGGCGCTCAGTGGTTCAATCAACTGGCGCAGCAATCCCATGTCCAGCAACAGATTAATTTACCTGGAAATCAACAAGATACCCTGCTAACTTTTGCTTCCGCATTGTGTAAAAACTGGGAAAACCCGTTGTCCGTCGAAAACGTGATTGCGATGCCTTCAGACCCTGCACTGTACGGCTCTATGTTAGGTCTTTTAGGTAACCCCAACATGGTTTATTGCGAATATTCCGGCGTCGCCGATTCCATGGAAAAAACGGTAATTAAACAAGTTGCTAACTTAATTGGTTATGATGAAAACCAAGCATCTGGATTATTCACCCAAGGTGGTACCATGTGTAATTTATATGGTTACCTATTTGGTATTCGCAAAACATTAAAAGATTCTCGCCAGCTGGGTATGTCCGTGGATCAAGACTACCGGATCATCAACTCCCAAGGTGGCCACTATTCCAACATGACTAACCTGTCATTACTGGGTGTGGATATTCAAAACAAAACCATTCGTATCAAAGTCGCCTCGGATAACACCATCGACTTACATGACTTAGAGCAGCAGATCCGCGCCTGTTATACCGTCCACTGCAAAATCCCCGTGATCTTATTAACCGCAGGTACCACAGATACCTTTGGTGTTGATGAAATAAAACAGGTTTATGAATTGCGAAACCGCCTGTGTGAAGAGTTCGAAATAACAGAAAAACCGCATATTCACGTGGATGCAGCGGTCGGTTGGCCAATTATTTTCTTTATTAATTATGATTTTAATACCAATCCGCTCGCTATCAATGAAGCCACACTGTTTGGATTACGCCACACCGTCGAAAAATTCAAACAACTTAAATATGCCGATTCAATCACTATCGACTTCCACAAATGGGGCTATGTTCCTTACACCTCGAGCTTAGTGATGGTGCGTGATGGCAATGATTTCAAAGCCCTTGAAAACTCACCTGAAAACTTCACGTATTTTGAGCACGATTTAGAAGGGCAAACTCACTTGCAATCCACCATTGAGTGTAGCCGTAGTGGGGTTGGGATCTTTGGCGCCTATGCAGGGCTACATTATCTTGGCATTGAAGGATACCAAACCATCATTGCTCACTGCCTACAAAATGCTAATTACATGCGCAACCAATTGATTAAAATGGAAAATGCGGCAATTATGGTGCCTCAAAATCAGGGGCCTAGTGTTGGCTTTCGCCTTTATTCCCCTAAATTGAATGCCGACCCACAGGACATTTTTAACTATGAATTAAGTTGCGCTAGCGATAAAGCCGCTTATGAAACCATGATTAGAAATAGCAAATGGCACCGCAATCTGTTCTTAACACGCGGTAAAGCCGGCCTGTTCACCAATTGGGTAGATTCTATCGCCTGCTCAACTTATGCGGAACATAACCGTTTTGTTTACATTCCAGGTGAAAAAGCGGTCTTTATGAACCCAACCACAGAACGCCATCATATTGATGAGTTTGTGAAAATGCTCAAAGAAATGAGCCACGCTTAATATCTATAAAAAACGCCGACCACTGAATCTTCAATGCTCGGCGTTTTTCTTGATGACTAATTACAGATAAGCTACTGATTACTCTTCTTCATGGCGCTTTAGCCAATCACCACTTTTGATGTGAGGCAAGCCTTCAACTGAGTGTTTATAGAGATAAATCCACGCATTACCGTAAGGTGTTGGAATTAACTCACGCTCATAATCTTGTGAATTTTTCTTCAGTTCGTCTAACTCAGTCAGAATAGACGGATTGATACGATACACTTCGCATTCAATCGTGCCATTCCCTCTGATAACCGCTGGATAATATCCAAGGTCATACAGCTCATAGCCTTCTAGCTTATGCTCACCTAGCAGCTGAGCATAAGTCATCCAGTGATGATTCCCTTGCTTGCGCCTTAAACTGCCATAAACAATGATACGCATATATTAAAACTCGAATTGGTAAAGCAGGTCTAAAGCCTGGTTAACGCCAGAAATTGCTTCTAAATACAGTTTCGGCATGACTCTATAGCGTAATGTGAGCGTCGCTAGAGAATCAAATATGCCAACTCCATACTTAACTTGCAAGTCGTTCGTAATTTTCCCACTAACAACCACTTGCGAACTGTCACCCACGCCTTGGGTATCGACGGCTAAATCTGACACTCCAAATGTTTCACCAATTTTTCCTACCAATTGACCACTTTGAGCAACTCCCAACCCGATCAACATCGAGGTCATTTGTGACCCATTCGCATCTCCGCTATCAAGCCCTTCCCCTCTTAATAGATAGGAAAGTGCCTCTTGCTGTGTTTTTGCGGGCTCAGAGAATATCTCAACTTTTGGTTTATCAGCAAGTCCTGTTACCTTCACTCCGGCAATCACATCGTTAGCCGTGTTTTCAGGATTACGAATTGCTTCTAAATTTAAGAACGGCTGATCAGCAGGCCCCGAGAATTGAATCAGCCCTTTACGCACAATCAAATCTTGTCCATAAGCGCGGAAACGTCCTGATGGAATATCCACCTGACCATTTAAGCTTAACCCTTGTTTATCCTGAACGACTTTCAATAAACCAGTGAGCCGTGCTTTTAATCCGAATGCATCCAGACGTACATCGTTTCCAATATTAATATTCAAATTGGTTTGAATTGGAATCGACGGCTGTTTCGGATTGATCGGTTTTAGCTGATCATCCAGCATGACCACATCCGAAGACGCACTCACTGCGGACTCAGGTAATTCTTGCACCGTAATACGCGCCCATGGAATATTGACGCTGCCATTTAAAGTCAGCAATTTCGGTGACGCTTCCAGAATCAAATCAGGCTGCACATCAATTTTAATCATTGGCGGGAGAGAAACTCGTAAGTTATTCCCTCTCGCCAGCACTTTCGCTCGCCATGCTTCAATGTTGCGCCAGTCCGCATCACCATCAATATTTAGGTAACCCTCTGGCGTTTTGATCTGCCCAGTCATGACTGAACTGGTACCATTAAAGTTAATCGCTAATTGGCTATTTTGAATATCAAACGGGATCAACCCAGACTTCACTTCTAACCCAGATAACGTGACATTACCGTTCATTAGCGGGTTATACGCCGAACCACCGACACGTAGATTTGCATTCAGGTTTCCATTCGCAATGTCTTTTTCGCCAAGTAGCGGTTTAATTAAACCTAATGTAATGGCGTTAATTTCAATATTGCCGGAGAGTAAGCGCTTTCTTTCGAGGTCAGAAATTTGCACATTACCTTTAAATTGACCATTGTCTGCAATCTTCAACAACCAATTCAGATCCGCGCGACCATTCTTCATACCCGCATTTAATGTCAGCGTATCAAACGCGATAGGTAAGCGCGCACCATCAACAAACTGCACGACTTTGACCCCATCACCGTTCAAGTCAACTTTCACTTGCGGCATACTACCATCCGCTTTCCAGATGACATTTGCACGCCCTGTGAACACCCCATTCACTCTAGTATCACTTGGCATAAATGGCTTGATCATCGCAAGGTCAAAACGTTCTAATACAATATCAGCGCTACCACTTTTACCCGCTTTAACTGGTTTAGGTACACACAAGCGCGCATTCGGGTTTACCCAGCAATGGCTACCAATGACGACTTCTTGCGTGGTGTTATTGTAATTTAAGGACATGGCTTGATTTAGGCGCCATTCCCCAACCTCAGTATCAAATAAGGTATTGCTTAAATTACCTTTCCACACTTGTGTTTGGCGATCAAAGCCCCCTGCCAGCGCAAGCTGCCCAGAAACCGGGTTGCCTGTCACATTCAGTTTTAACGTATGCTGTTTTTCAGTCCCTTTGGCATCTAACGTTAGGTTACTAATGGCTAAATCCGCTTGGCGCAATCCACGCACCACCACTGATAAATCACCTTTAATTTGATCACCCGTTGCCACGTTACCTTTAATGGTTGTGGTATCAACAGTCAAATCTTGCCATCTCACGCCACGTGCCGTTAAATCCGCCAGCGCTTGTGGGGCTTGTAAATCACCACGAAGTTTTAAATCTCCGATGACCACGCCGCCTAATCCAGGCACTAACCCATTCAATGCTGGGGCATTAATTTTGGCATCAAGGTTCCATTTATCCGCTAAAGAGCCCTTCACATTCACACTGTTTTTACCCAGCAAAAGGTTAAAATCTGGGATATCCCATTGCCCTGCGGCATTCCCTTTGGCTTGCCCACGTGCTTTTAAGATGTGCTGTTTAACATTACCATCTAAGGTAATTTCAGGGATCTCTAACTGCCAACTTCCACCATATAGGCTGCCTCGCGTGGTAATTTTTCCTGCAACTTTCGCTGGCCATTCGGGATATTGCTTCGCCGTATTAATACCCGATAACGTCAGCACCATATTCCAGCTAATGGCTTTACTCCAATCTGCCACCCCTGATAAGTCTGCATTACCTTGCAATGCGGATAAGCGTAAACGGGTTAAATCAATTTTTTCCTCATTCCCTTTTGCATCTAATAATAACTTAGATGGTGGTAGGTCTTGCCCCGTGATATCTGAACGTAATGAAAGGTCATAGCTAGAAGGACGGCCATTCAAACGCAAGCGAGTGTCATCAAGCTTATATTGGCTTTCTCCCACCAGCGGCCAAGTTAATTTTTTGCTTTCTAAAGTCAACTCAATCGGGAAATCTGCCTGCGCTAAATCAGTCTGAGCTTCTAATGTTGCTGTAATTGGACCATTCAGATTCAATGCCAGCATCAGCTCATCCATCAGCCCACCTTTGAGCGTTAAATCAACCTTTTGCTCATTGAAATCTTCAAGGCGGCTTTCACCAATAATGGACAGTGCCACAGGCCATTTTTCTTGCAATGAAATCGCTCCAGAGACTGCAACATTCCCTTGTGGTGCATCGACTTTCAGCTGTTTCAATAAAACATTCTGCCCATCATTTTCTAACTTCAAATTCAGGCTATTAATCGTAATTTCCGTGTCGCCTTTTAATTGAAAATTAGAGGCATGGATCCCCTCAATACGCAGGTCAACCGGTAGAATAATTTCAGGTAGCTCCGCTAATAGCGGCTTAGAAAATAACGTTTTAAGCTGCTCGCCAAGAGAAGGCTGCTCACCTTCAGGCACGACGGATTCAACCGGTTTTGGCGCCTCAGTCGGCTCGCTAGGCGGTAAGCTTATGGCAAGGTTAATAACATCAGTTGGAGTGATCTCAATGGCTCTTTTTTGCCATGTAATCCCCGTGGCGAACTTGTCAAGGTCGATCACAGTGCCATCGACATTAACATGGGTATCAACCAACGCTAATTGGGCTAAACGAATGGTTAGTGGGGCATTAAGTTCTGTCAGTGGTTCAGAAGGTGGCGTCTCTTCAGACGGAGGGAATTGGCTAGTATCCACATTCACCATCACACTTTCTGTTGATAAATCATCAATACATACTTCACGGCTGGTCAGGCATTTTAAACGTAATGCAAGGTGGATTTTCTTCGCATCCACATCTACACCTGGCATTTGATACTTCACGCCAGAGAGCGTTAAATCGTTAATGTCACCATCAATGGAATCAATGGTCAGCTCAGGCACAAAACGTGTGGCAGAATTCAACGCAAAATGCAGACCGGATTGAGTACCCAACACCCAATACAGCGCACTAACAACCAGAACTAACAATAATAAAATGGTGATTGCAATCCACTTTAGCCATTTCATCCATTTCATAGTTCTGTCCCCAATCCGATGTAAAACTGAATTTTGTTATTATCTGGGTCACCAATAGGCTTGGCTAAATCAAATTTAATCGGTCCAACCGGAGAAACCCAGCGGATCCCCACACCTGCACCGGTTTTAAAATCACTATTTTTGAAATCGTCTACCGCTTCACCACTATCAATAAAAGTGGCCCCCCACCAGTTACCCGTGAAATTATATTGATATTCGACGGAACCAACCGCTAGCTTGGATGCCCCGGTGAGCTTGCCGCTACTATCCTCTGGAGAGATTTTTTGATAGCCGTAACCACGGACGCTACCGTCTCCCCCTGCGAAGAAACGTAAGTCTGGCGGAACTTTGTCAAAGTTATTGGTTTCAATCCAACCAAGGTTTCCACGTACAACAAACCGATGCCCTTCCCATGGAGTACGGATCCACACATTCTTAGCTTGTAATACAAGAAAATCGATATCCGAGCCCCATATTTTATTAGAGTAATCGATAGAATAGCGCTGGCTATCTCCCCACGTTGGCATCACTCCGCCTCTCTGGCGAATTCGACTGACGTTTGCCCCCGGATACAGCAACATCGTTGTGTTGGTCACATCCGCTTGGGTAAAGTTACTCAACATCCAGCGCATATTCACACCATACTGCCAACCGCTTGAATAATCCCAATTACGAGATACGTTCAGTGTGGTGGTATTCGATTGAGTATCGTTCAGATCCGTGCGTTTAAACCCCCCTTGAACCGCATAATATTGCTCTAGAGGGTTCGCTTTGAGTGGAATTTTATAGCTGGCATCAATCAGCTGTTCCGGCTGAGAGAGGCTAATACTGGATGTTAAACTTTGTCCCCGTGAGTTGACCCATGGCTTGTTCCATGTTGTTTTTACGCGAGGCCCCACATCGGTCGCGTAACCACCACCCAATTCAAGGAAGTTTTGCGCTCTTGGGATCATTACCCCTTCCATCGGTAATAGGTCCGTATGCTCTTCACGGGCTTTTTGAATGTTCGGCGTGACTAGCGCGGAGCTGAACCACCCTGTTGATGCCAAACGTTGGTTATATTCTGCAAGCTGCTCTGACGTGTAATATTCCCCTTCTTTAAAAGGAGAAAGGTTTTCGAGGTAATCCTTGCGAATTTGTGAGCCTTCAAAGGTTAATTTACCAAAGCGGTAGCGCTCACCACTGTTAAAATCAAAATCCCAATAGGCAGCATGATGATCAACAGAAATGCCTAGCTGGCTTTTTTCCATCACCGCATCGAAATACCCTTTACGGATAGCTAGGCTGCTAAATTTACCTTTGAAGTCTTCATAGTCACCATCATTTTGGATGATGCCATATTTTGGCGTACTTTTTTTCAGCATCTTGGCGTAATCAGGATCTGTTTTTGCTTCCCCTTCTAACACCACATTGACACCTTGTAGAAGAATAGGCTCCCCCGGAGAGACCTTTGCCGTCAAAATTGAACGTGCAGGCGGGGTTTTCTCTTCATAGCTAAATTCTACCGTAGGCTCATAATATCCCAGTGGTTTTAACCCTTCACGAATCGCTTTTTCTACTCGCGCGCGAAAACGTCCATTTGCAACGACTTCATCTTGTGAAATATTAGAAAGCTGAATACGGACATTCTGGTTGAGTTGCCCTTCAAGCCCTTCAATATTAAGGCGTAGGTTCGCAGCAAATACCGCTGGTACCGCCGTTGTTAGGCATACTACACAAAGGGTAAGATATTTCGACACGCCTGCTCCTAAGGTGATAGACAATTTGGCTTATTATTCAACAACGACTTATTCTGAGTA encodes:
- the tamA gene encoding autotransporter assembly complex protein TamA codes for the protein MSKYLTLCVVCLTTAVPAVFAANLRLNIEGLEGQLNQNVRIQLSNISQDEVVANGRFRARVEKAIREGLKPLGYYEPTVEFSYEEKTPPARSILTAKVSPGEPILLQGVNVVLEGEAKTDPDYAKMLKKSTPKYGIIQNDGDYEDFKGKFSSLAIRKGYFDAVMEKSQLGISVDHHAAYWDFDFNSGERYRFGKLTFEGSQIRKDYLENLSPFKEGEYYTSEQLAEYNQRLASTGWFSSALVTPNIQKAREEHTDLLPMEGVMIPRAQNFLELGGGYATDVGPRVKTTWNKPWVNSRGQSLTSSISLSQPEQLIDASYKIPLKANPLEQYYAVQGGFKRTDLNDTQSNTTTLNVSRNWDYSSGWQYGVNMRWMLSNFTQADVTNTTMLLYPGANVSRIRQRGGVMPTWGDSQRYSIDYSNKIWGSDIDFLVLQAKNVWIRTPWEGHRFVVRGNLGWIETNNFDKVPPDLRFFAGGDGSVRGYGYQKISPEDSSGKLTGASKLAVGSVEYQYNFTGNWWGATFIDSGEAVDDFKNSDFKTGAGVGIRWVSPVGPIKFDLAKPIGDPDNNKIQFYIGLGTEL
- the tamB gene encoding autotransporter assembly complex protein TamB, producing MKWMKWLKWIAITILLLLVLVVSALYWVLGTQSGLHFALNSATRFVPELTIDSIDGDINDLTLSGVKYQMPGVDVDAKKIHLALRLKCLTSREVCIDDLSTESVMVNVDTSQFPPSEETPPSEPLTELNAPLTIRLAQLALVDTHVNVDGTVIDLDKFATGITWQKRAIEITPTDVINLAISLPPSEPTEAPKPVESVVPEGEQPSLGEQLKTLFSKPLLAELPEIILPVDLRIEGIHASNFQLKGDTEITINSLNLKLENDGQNVLLKQLKVDAPQGNVAVSGAISLQEKWPVALSIIGESRLEDFNEQKVDLTLKGGLMDELMLALNLNGPITATLEAQTDLAQADFPIELTLESKKLTWPLVGESQYKLDDTRLRLNGRPSSYDLSLRSDITGQDLPPSKLLLDAKGNEEKIDLTRLRLSALQGNADLSGVADWSKAISWNMVLTLSGINTAKQYPEWPAKVAGKITTRGSLYGGSWQLEIPEITLDGNVKQHILKARGQAKGNAAGQWDIPDFNLLLGKNSVNVKGSLADKWNLDAKINAPALNGLVPGLGGVVIGDLKLRGDLQAPQALADLTARGVRWQDLTVDTTTIKGNVATGDQIKGDLSVVVRGLRQADLAISNLTLDAKGTEKQHTLKLNVTGNPVSGQLALAGGFDRQTQVWKGNLSNTLFDTEVGEWRLNQAMSLNYNNTTQEVVIGSHCWVNPNARLCVPKPVKAGKSGSADIVLERFDLAMIKPFMPSDTRVNGVFTGRANVIWKADGSMPQVKVDLNGDGVKVVQFVDGARLPIAFDTLTLNAGMKNGRADLNWLLKIADNGQFKGNVQISDLERKRLLSGNIEINAITLGLIKPLLGEKDIANGNLNANLRVGGSAYNPLMNGNVTLSGLEVKSGLIPFDIQNSQLAINFNGTSSVMTGQIKTPEGYLNIDGDADWRNIEAWRAKVLARGNNLRVSLPPMIKIDVQPDLILEASPKLLTLNGSVNIPWARITVQELPESAVSASSDVVMLDDQLKPINPKQPSIPIQTNLNINIGNDVRLDAFGLKARLTGLLKVVQDKQGLSLNGQVDIPSGRFRAYGQDLIVRKGLIQFSGPADQPFLNLEAIRNPENTANDVIAGVKVTGLADKPKVEIFSEPAKTQQEALSYLLRGEGLDSGDANGSQMTSMLIGLGVAQSGQLVGKIGETFGVSDLAVDTQGVGDSSQVVVSGKITNDLQVKYGVGIFDSLATLTLRYRVMPKLYLEAISGVNQALDLLYQFEF